The DNA segment GCTTATCGAAAACTGAGGCGGAGGCAGAGCCAGACAATAGCAGCAGCTAAGCATTGTTGTCAGTTACACCTCATTCCCCCAGacatgttttaaagaaatatgtTAAGAGTAGAAAGTTTCGTTGCTCCCCAGTTGATAAATAGGTGTTTGAAGTTCCATGAAGATTTGAGATACAATCATGATTTTATTGCTCTGTTTCTATAGAAAACCAGGCTATTCCTTCCACATCCAGGCCAGGAATCAGTCACTTGATGAACGGGAGGAGCCCCAGTGCTCAATGATTTAGGGTTCCCACTTTAGGATTAAGGTAGTGTGTACTTTATACTTGGTGGTAGGTGTCCTGTGCAAATGTTAAGCTTTGTAGTTCAGTTCTGCATTCATTTTTGCGTACATGTCATAAATTGCATCCAGCATAGGAGTGGCTTTCGCTAGGAACTGGTGGATCTTCTCTAGAGTCTCCTCCTCGTtcacttcttttcctttctcaagAGCCTTCAGTAAATCCGACTTGTATGGAAGAGCATAGACGGATCCCTAAGAGAGGGGGAAAGCACTTGTCATGAAACAGAGGTAGGCAAGACACCTGGTGCGCTTCAGAGTTCACACTGGTTTTTGTACAAACGGACGATAAAACGAGCCCCTATCTTGGGCTATATGTGCCCTAGAAGCTGCATGGGCTCAGCACCTTTAAGCAACAGGCCCACAAGTCTTAAAGCTAAAGGCAGGTGCAAAACTTAGTTTCCTTCTAAATTGCTTAATTTACTTCCCCATGATAGAAGATTAAATCAGCACTATCTCCCTTGCCCCGCCAAGACACCCCCTCTGAGCTCACCATATTCCATTTTACCGACGAGCCGTCAGCCACCACCAACTTCCACTGCCTTGCCCAGGCTCCCATTAGCTCTATTAGGGCCCATCCCGCCCCGCCCGAGTGGAacacccccagctctgcaccaAAGTGAGTTCTTACAAGCGCAGCCGAGACCAATAACCTGCCACACAGAAGTTGCTGTGACAAGCGTCTACAATGGCAAACTTGGATAGCAACCCCACTGGCTACTCAGAATTGAGCATGTCCTTGGGATCAGGGATACTAGCCCAGAGCCCACAGGTCCCCTGCGGGGGTCCCAGACATAGCACCCACTGGCCAGGATTTCCAGGAGTGACTCGTGACAGAGGCCCAGGGGCTGGGTTTTCAGCAGGCAGGAGCTCTGCACTCTAAGTCAGGTTCCTTTATGGTGTGTCAGCAGACTCCCAAATCCTGAGACACTTTGGAAAATGGTGTCCCCTCCCAGCCAAGCCAAGGAGAAGCAGCAGATCAGCGCCCAATCCTGCACTCCTTGTGCAGGCGAGACTAACGGCATTTACAGAGTGAGCATCTGGGCACCGACTCCCAGCAGCCTTCACCATGAAGCGCTCCTCTGGAGCTTGGCCCGCCCTGTCAGTTGGGCGTCTCTCCCCCGTTCCCTTTGGAGGCGAGCACTCACTGAAAAGACCTTCTGCAGCATCCAGCCATGATATTTCTTCAGGGCTATTTCATAGGCTTTCAGTGCATTGACTCGGATGAGGTTTGGGTTTTCCTCATCCCTCTCGCCATCTGAAAGGCTCTGCAGGAGAACTTGAATGAACTTCAGGCCCCTGAGTGAACGAGAAGAGCACAGAACAGGCGTGAGAGGTTTGCACTAGACACACAGCGGTCCATCAGGCATTTCACAATTCAACTATCACCTGTCAGCCCAAGTTATGAGAGAAACAGCATCTGCCAGCTTGGCAACTCCCTGCAAGTGTCACCGATGGTACCAGTCTCAAAACACCTCCCCGAGGGAGGTTAACAGGCTGGGGCTGTAGCAGGCCCCGATCGCTGGCCAGCCTGTCCCAGGACTCTGGATTTCTTGCACCAGGGTTTTCACATGGCCCTCTCCAGAATTTACCATTTCAGCCATGTATGCATCAGGGAACACACACGGTCTAGGCCAAACttctctttctgaggcccccccatcCCAACATAccataaaaactccagggccctgggggggtgaggggagggacagAGGAGACGGGGGCAAGTTcagggctcctggcttcagccatGGGGTTCAGCCTCAGGGCTCCAgacactgggaggggttgcttgggactctgggcttcagccccatggctccTCTCATAGCTTTAgcccctggggggagagggggagagaggagaggagaggggagaaggagatgcactgggtcttggggcttcagccctgtggctcCGCTCCTGGGTCCTGCCCCACTGGGGCACAGGGCTTTAGAGCCTGCAATGGGTGCCAGGGctaggggcttcagccccatggctctGCTGACTTTAGCCCTGCTGGGGCTTTAGCCCTACTGGAAACGCAGAGGCTCAGGGCTCCCTCTGGCTAtcctcccagcttcagccccacaggggctcagggctctagACCCATGGGGGCaccagggctcggggctctgTGCTTCCACCTagcagttctgctcccagcttcagccctgcaggggcgCTGGGGCATCAGGCTTCAGCCCACCgcgggcagggagaggaggggaaggggggggtgtgcACGCCTCAGGTCTCCAGATTTCAAGCACTGGGTGGAGGGGTAGGGTGGTCCCAACTTCAGCCTCATGGCTTTGGCTTCACTCTTATGGGGAAGGTCAGCCTCACTGGGGCTCTGAGGTTCAGCCGTggggccccgcagccccctgaaaccagctcacagcccccaggtgggctgtggacccctggttaagaaccactgtgctagaacAGACTGTACATATGGAAGACAGCAGCATTGTTTTACCAGGTGACAGACATACTGGAGGGGGACAAATTAATAGCAAAAGAGTTTTAACTAGGCCAGAACCAAGAACAACTCATTCTCTGTAGTGAAATCAGCATTTTGCACGTGAGTCTAGAGAGCCAGAGAGTTACACCCACAAGTGTGCAACAGCCACAGAATCCACATTTCACCTTTTTAGCCACATTAGTGCCAGCGTTGCACCCGTTTTTGGCCACGCTGGTCCATACATTTCCTTCTCCACTTCCAAAATGTTCTTTAGCGTTTTGAACTTGGTAGGATTGGATTCATAAACTGCTCGGATTTTCTGAAATTGACCAAAGGAAAGATTTCAGAGCTCTGCCTGAAAGCAGTCTACAGCCTTAAAAACGAGTGTATTGCAATTAAAATGCACAGCGCTGACCTCTGCACTCCCATTAGAGGCAGCTTAGCAATGCACAGCGacattgcaggaggaggagggaaaatggTCTAAGTATCTATCCAAATTCAAGGTGTTTAACATTGGTAGACAGCATCACAGCTGTATACACGGGGAAGTCAGGGATGAACTAGCCAAAAAGCATGTTTGCTGGAAACCCAAATCCACAGAACCACAGGCTCCATCCGGAAGAGGCTCCCATTTTATGACTGCAATGTAACTAAGAATACTCCCAAGGCCTACTGGAGACATTGGCCTGGTGCTCACGCCAACTCTGGTCCTGGTATTCGTTGCTCTAGGCACAGTGGGGATTTCAAGCAGAAGCAGCTAACTGAAGAGAGGCCAGCCAACGCAGAGCCAGATCCGGTGGAAAGAAACCAAAGAGCCAGTGTCCATCCTGAACTTATACAGAGGTCTTGGCAGGGGTACAAAGCAAGAAGCAACCCTGGACCGAATGCTCCTCTGCTTGAAACGGGGTTCAGAAACCCAGCGTCCCCCTCTTCTCCGTCTCCAAGTCACAGCTTGCCATTCTGACAGCTTCACAATGGAGAAATTCGCCCTATTCAAGTCTCCCCAGCACAGCACAATTAGTGACTGTAGCCTTTAGTGTTGGAGTTTGGCGGCATGGTGCAAATACCACGAGAATACAGGTCTTGAAGAATCGGATCTCAGGGATACCCCCTTCCTACCTTGATATTTCCAGCAAGATCTGCTTTGACTGGCGAATACACTATTGGTGTCCCAAGGCAatctagaaaaaaagaaaaaagtgagggCGTGTGTCAGGAAGGCCAACAGAAGGAGCCAGTGTGTGTCACAGAGCAGATCCCTGAATCAGGGCATCCAACCAGATACCTCTGAAATACAGTCCAAAGGCAACAGATCCAGAACATTTCACAGGTACAAACAAGCCAGGGTGAAACAAGCAGGAGGTATCTGCAAACAGCCAAGCTACAAAGGGGGTGTCCAGTGGATAAATAACCACACACacttggggcaaaaaaaaaaaaaatcactggcagTTCTACTGCTTCTATCTTCACAGCACTTCGGGGACAACCCAATTCAGCTTCAGCTCTTATTAGTCAGTACCACCAATTTACTGGGGCGGGAAGTGAGAGTCCTGCTTAAGTTCAAAATGCTCAAGGCAGTCAGTCAGCTTGGTAATGCTGTATTGCCACATCACTTTAGACTCCCCAGTTTCATCTTCACGCTGTCTCTCGTCAGCTGTTCAGCAAGCTTACACATGTCCCAGTTTGAATGCCTTCCTTTGCTGAGGAATCTGActtcccagcccccactctcTGGCCTTGTCCTCACTACTCAAAAGGAGCAATGTTGGCATGAGCTGTCCGGAGGGAAGAACGCAGGGACAACAATGTACTTTAGTTTTACCACGAGGTCAACCCCAGGTGAGTGTCTAGCGCTGGCCACGCCCAGCTTACCTCACTATAAAACTGAAGTGCCATGTCTTCATTGCGCTCTTCCCTTGGGACAGCTCACACACTAGTTACCATGAGGTTAAGGCACACCAGGTTTTAGCAATCTATGGATTCGGATTACTTCCTCTCTTCCGTTGTTGTGAACCTTATTTTAATCAAGGCTGGTTAACTGAAGGGCAGCGCCACCGACTGTTATTTATGTTTCAGTTACCGTGTAACATTTCTCTGACCCCTGAACAATCCTTCAGAGAAATCCTGGACCTTATTTGCATAGGACTGGCAAGGATATTTCGATCCAGCAGAGATGCTAAGGGATACAGACCCTTTACTGCTAGGTCACGGGCCTGAATTTAGATTGGGTTGAAACTGACCAGGAGTGGGGGGGTCTCACTTGGACAAGCACGCAAGGCAGAAAACCCCAGCTCCGCGGTCAGCCCCTTCCCAGCAGTGTCGGAGGCACCAGAGGCTGACTGAGATCCCGCTCACCCTCCCAGTGCTCCCACCAGGCCGGGGCAGAAGCACACTGACAATGGGAAAGAGGGAATGACGAAAGCAAGACAGAGCCAGGTCAGCATCATGGCTGCCCAGGACGCTCCTGCACTTCACTTTCATCAAATTCCCTTTATCGAAGCCTGAAGCTTTAATTCCTTGTGCTTCAGCCAGATCCCCAGAGTTATGCACAGAGATGGGGAAGGGCCCTGGCACACTTGCACGGCTAGCTCTCGAGAACATCTCACCTAAAGcaaaaagttactccagaggacAGCCCAGCAGAGCACCAGGGGCCAGAGCCCTCATGCAGTGAGGGCCATGTGGGCAGGTACCACAAGCATTTGGGAACCATTTTCACACCATCTCACTACTTTACCCAACTTGAAGGGTGTTTATGTTACTGTACTGTGACTTATGGAGTTCGAACAAAGGGTTTCCATAAAATCAATGCATCTAATTAAAAGATACAGCAAGTCATTTATAGTGGCAGGCAATCAAGACAGCCATTATACTGCTTTATACTCTGCTTTAGCGGGGGGACTTTTGTAACGCAATTCTCCCACAATAGCAGACATTGTCAGGAGCATGACCACTGAGGCAGCTCCTGGAACAGGACACTAGCTATTGTCTGATGGACATTTAACTTAGCAACAGATTCCACCCGTGCAATGAGAGATGGATGTGGCCTGAGAACTGCACATCCTGACATCAGGACATGGAAAGGCAGCCGAATCAGCACTCCGGGTTTGCCACTAAAGAGCATCAACCCAGGAAATGCAACTGGGGCAATGCACGCAATATGCCCGCCcctcaggggctggggcagcctggTACAGTGTAATCCCCACTGGCAGTGTGCCTTGGGTACCACACTCCCCACTGATTTTTCTGCATGGGGCTGGCCAGCTGCTTAGAAAAACATTGATGTACACATTTCAtgacacccctgcccctcccccaccgatGGAAATACCTAACAGGCTATGGAAACTCTATGAGCCAGCAACCTGGGACCGCCAAGCCCATCCACGCTAGACAAGTGAACTGGTTAGTTGTTTCCATGGGACAAGCTCCTGAGGCGCCCCACCCCCAATCCACAACACACTGATGGGAGAGGAGTCTGACCTAGGACATACATTACtgcagcacctagaagccccagtccaTCATTGCAACAGCTGAAAAGGAGAGGACACGGGCACAGCTTTGTCATGCTACATTCAAGCTGAAAGCCAGACTTCCAAAGGAGATGGCAGCCGGGCGAGGTGCAGGGTCGGCTGGAGGGAGACGGGTCAGGAGCAGAGGCAGATCCTGAGCCTTCGGCATCAGGATAGTTGAGATTGTGCAAGTGAGCTCACCCAGAGAGTGCAGAGGGAGAAGATGGAGAGCAGAGCAGAATCCCCTCCAGGAACAGCCAGACAGGGAGGAGAACCAGGTAGTAGTCAGGAAAGCTGAGGGGGGACAGGATGCCAGAAGGAACCTGGGCCCGGCAGGATCAAAGCAGCAGTGACGTCCACGGCGGGATGGGCTGAGAACGAATACCCTCCATGCAGAGATAGTGGGTTAGGTGGGCAAAGCGCTGTTTGCAAAACCCCTTCTCTGGCTCCCCACAGCCCATTCTACTTTGGGGaaagggcccagggctgcccAGAAGGGAGCCACCAGACAGCCGTGGTGAGATCCCAATCAACCAAAGCAGCAGccatcctggggggggggggcactgctttCCAACAGCCGGACATGCCCACAAGCGGTTTCTTTCTTCCCACTATTAACTTGTTATAAATTTCAATATACACATacagcccccccatccctccatacGCAAGCTTCTCAACATATTAACCCGCTGCTATCTAATCTTTCAAGATTTGATTATACAGCATATCAATCATTTGCATTACAGTTCACAATTggtttataaaaaacaaactagTTTTAAATCTTATTCTGCCTTATTCTACATACAGAGAAACTGAAGGGGAAAACATTTATTAGAAGAAGATAAAGAAGAGAAGCAAAATTCAGAGGAAGGGCAAGAAGCAGGGTATGCATCTAACAGAACCATTCAGATCCTTCTAGGAAATCATCCTATATCTGAGACTCTGTTATGGTGTCCAATTCTTTCCACAGCAGTCTGGCTTATGTTGTCTATGCTCCAATCACTGACCGCTTTTTGGATTCCCATGTTTGTAGCACTACTCTTAGCAATTATTAGTGCTCTGCTGAAACAAAGGTTTTCAGATTTATTCAGCTTCCAATGAATATCCATTAGGTTTTAAACTACATGGTTAGCTTGTAACAGCTTTATTTGATAGGAAAATGTTAATTCAGCAATTAAGCTCTGCCCAGAACCTGCGGGTGTAGATTCCCAGAGTTTACAGCCATAAGCTGCTTCTTGCTCCCATAAGATCTAAAAGGCACCTATTGCAGCAGCCTGTCCAAGGATACATTCAGCACAAACCCTGTCCTGTGAACACAACTGCGCTGCCTTTCACATTCCTGTTTTACCAGTTTTAGCTCAGTTACTCAGACCGTTTCCTTCTGCTTTTCATCGCCCCAGAAGGTGGCATATTGACTCTTGCTGGCTGCCTGACCCTAGCAGCTTTTATGCCATTTAGTGAGGTGCCACCTTCCTATTTCATCCCAGGAAGAAATCCGGGAAAAGCTGGTGATAAAGCTGAGGGTGAGGGGGATAATCAGCCCTCTTTCCTGGTTGTGCTATACCAGACACTTGATTTGCTCACAATTTAACAGCAGAATATCCCGTGTTGAAATATCCCAATGCCATTCATTGTGGCCTAATAAAAATCAGGATttttagggcttgtccacacatgAGTTATTCCAGAACAGATCACACTTGAAATCCACACCCTACTTTGATCCGAATTAACTTGCAAttgtaaacaagcccttaaatTATGCTGCAGATGTGTCAGTGGTTACATAAGACCATCATTACAGGGATTTGTGAAGGAGATGGCTGCTAATGGCTTCATTGTGGTTCTGTTGTGTCTATAATGCAGGTTACTCTGGACACTGCTCCCTAACACAACACTTTCTGCACTAAGGGAGTTGGGAGCTCAGTAACGTCGCAGTGTGATAAAGACAAGCCCctattgccaggatcatctggcTGCCCTATGCTGTGTTTGAGGGTTGCTGGTGTGAGACAGACTGCTCCTCTCACACAGCAAAGCTGGTCTGCATTCCTGAAGGGTTGACCCAAGGAAAGGAATCCTGGGAAATGGAGAAGGCTCTTGGAGTGACAATACATGCCCATTACTTCACTTCAGGCTGAAATCTGGTCTATCAAGCTGCCCTCCCACAGCAGCACCCTAACAAAGTCCTCCCCCAGCCTGATTTGGGACAGTGCCCTAAGAACTCAACCAACCTCTAGTATTATGGAGGGACAGAAGCTATGAAGTACTATAAAGGTCACTGCACAGAAGACCAAGCTTCCAGTGACCCGGGAGTGAGGGGGAACAGGACAAGGACAGCAGTCTTTTGGTTAAAGCACCGGACTCCaatctgggttctatccctggcactGCCCCTGATTTCCCAGGTGACCTTGGTTAAATCATGGTCTTGTGTTGCTGCTCAGCTCCCTCTCTGATGTGGTTGGGCTAGCCCAGGGGGCTCTTACAGTGACCAGTTTGACTCAAGGGAGTTTGAACTGTGTGCTTCGGCAGTTTTCTCAACTCAGTAGTTTAGCCAGTTGGATGGGGTCTTTGCCAATTAACCTTCTACTGCATGAGTTGTCCAGTGATGCAACCCAACCAGTCATTGGATTACAATATGATTGAGTCAGTCAGACCGCATGTGGGATGATCCCTTTGTAAGAAGTTTTGGTTCTCACCCATGAGCACTCCCCGCAGGCCAATAGCAATGATGGGTGTGCCAGCTAAAGACCTGCTTGGTACTTGGGGAGGTTTTAATGCATCATATTTCAAACAGTCTACTGGGACGCAGCTAGGGGCCTGGTAAAGAGCGACATTTTTGTTCAACAGATCTGCTGCTCCCCCCACGTGAATTCAAAGTTACTGGTTTTCACTACAGGCAGCGAACAGTGCTAGACTCTATAACCAAACTGTTAACTTGGCTCCAGTCACAAAGCCAAATCCTGCCTTCATTCATCTGTCATAGACAACATTTATGGGGCTGCCAGAAGAAAAACAGCTTTTCCCTTGTACTCTGAGAAATGACAGCCACCGAGACGAGCATGGAGCCTCTGCTGCCCTTTCTACACCGCTGCTTTGTGGCACGGGGTTTCCC comes from the Chelonia mydas isolate rCheMyd1 chromosome 15, rCheMyd1.pri.v2, whole genome shotgun sequence genome and includes:
- the LOC102936572 gene encoding glycolipid transfer protein, which codes for MALLLEHEFRVVPADREIETGPFLDAVAHLPPFFDCLGTPIVYSPVKADLAGNIKKIRAVYESNPTKFKTLKNILEVEKEMYGPAWPKTGATLALMWLKRGLKFIQVLLQSLSDGERDEENPNLIRVNALKAYEIALKKYHGWMLQKVFSGSVYALPYKSDLLKALEKGKEVNEEETLEKIHQFLAKATPMLDAIYDMYAKMNAELNYKA